A genomic window from Triticum urartu cultivar G1812 chromosome 7, Tu2.1, whole genome shotgun sequence includes:
- the LOC125523938 gene encoding 3-ketoacyl-CoA synthase 6-like: MSSSSPQLRRLKPAYQCVVNNFLAVLAVPLAVAGAVGAARVGPEELLARMHALRPAHVFLAAFLPAAAGILYLMMRPRSVYLVDYACFRTKPSHRVPFGTFLEHAKLVTFIEGASIDERSVRFMTRLLERSGLGEETCLPPAHHFIPPYRNLEASRDEVELVIFSAIDDLLAKTGIRPDAIDLLVVNCSLFAPIPSFTDMIIRKYKMRSDIRNVHLSGMGCSAGLVSVGLARNFLQVAPRGSHALVVSTETITPNYYVGKERAMLLPNCLFRMGGAAALLSTSRAKARFRLSRVVRTLTGAQDNAYRCVYQEEDDEGHRGINLNKDLMTIAGDALKANITAIGPLVLPASEQLLFALSFIARRVFNNKSIKPYLPDFRMAFEHFCIHAGGRAVIDELQNSLGLSDEHVEASRMALHRFGNTSSSSLWYELAYIEAKGRMRRGDRVWMIGFGSGFKCNSAAWECIEPARDAQGPWADCVSRYPVDIPEVLKH; the protein is encoded by the coding sequence ATGAGCTCCTCGTCGCCCCAGCTCCGGCGCCTCAAGCCGGCGTACCAGTGCGTGGTGAACAACTTCCTCGCCGTGCTCGCCGTGCCGCTCGCCGTCGCGGGCGCCGTCGGCGCGGCGCGCGTCGGCCCGGAGGAGCTTCTCGCCAGGATGCACGCGCTCCGGCCCGCGCACGTCTTCCTGGCCGCGTTCCTCCCGGCCGCCGCGGGGATCCTGTACCTCATGATGCGGCCGCGCTCCGTGTACCTCGTCGACTACGCCTGCTTCCGCACCAAGCCCAGCCACCGCGTCCCGTTCGGCACGTTCCTCGAGCACGCCAAGCTGGTGACGTTCATCGAGGGGGCCTCCATTGACGAGCGCAGCGTCCGGTTCATGACGCGGCTGCTGGAGCGGTCCGGGCTCGGGGAGGAGACGTGCCTGCCCCCCGCGCACCACTTCATCCCGCCGTACCGGAACCTGGAGGCCTCGCGCGACGAAGTGGAGCTCGTCATCTTCTCCGCCATCGACGACCTGCTCGCCAAGACGGGCATCCGCCCCGACGCCATTGACTTGCTCGTCGTCAACTGCAGCCTCTTCGCGCCCATCCCGTCCTTCACTGACATGATCATCCGCAAGTACAAGATGCGCAGCGACATCCGCAACGTGCACCTCTCCGGGATGGGGTGCAGCGCCGGGCTCGTCTCCGTGGGGCTGGCGCGCAACTTCCTGCAGGTGGCGCCGCGGGGCTCGCACGCGCTGGTGGTGTCCACGGAGACCATCACGCCCAACTACTACGTCGGCAAGGAGCGCGCCATGCTGCTACCCAACTGCCTCTTCCGCatgggcggcgcggcggcgctgcTGTCCACGTCCCGCGCCAAGGCCCGCTTCCGGCTCTCCCGCGTGGTGCGCACGCTCACCGGCGCGCAGGACAACGCGTACCGGTGCGTGTAccaggaggaggacgacgagggCCACCGGGGCATCAACCTGAACAAGGACCTCATGACCATCGCCGGCGACGCGCTCAAGGCGAACATCACGGCGATCGGGCCGCTGGTCCTGCCCGCGTCGGAGCAGCTGCTCTTCGCGCTGTCCTTCATCGCGCGGCGGGTGTTCAACAACAAGAGCATCAAGCCGTACCTGCCCGACTTCCGCATGGCGTTCGAGCACTTCTGCATCCACGCGGGCGGGCGCGCCGTGATCGACGAGCTGCAGAACAGCCTGGGGCTGTCGGACGAGCACGTGGAGGCGTCGCGCATGGCGCTGCACCGGTTCGGCAACACGTCCAGCAGCTCGCTGTGGTACGAGCTGGCCTACATCGAGGCCAAGGGGCGCATGCGCAGGGGCGACCGCGTGTGGATGATCGGCTTCGGCTCCGGGTTCAAGTGCAACAGCGCGGCGTGGGAGTGCATCGAGCCCGCGCGCGACGCGCAGGGCCCGTGGGCCGACTGCGTCAGCCGCTACCCGGTCGACATTCCGGAGGTGCTCAAGCATTAA